Proteins encoded in a region of the Bombiscardovia apis genome:
- the typA gene encoding translational GTPase TypA, whose amino-acid sequence MAVRGDIRNVAIVAHVDHGKTTLVNAMLQQSHVFSEREEVPDRVMDSNDLEREKGITILAKNTAIKYSGPVAAELGQSDGITINVVDTPGHADFGGEVERGISMVDGVVLLVDASEGPLPQTRFVLRKALEAKLPVILCVNKTDRPDARISEVVSESTDLLLGLAQDVSEEGVDLDLDALLDLPVIYCAAKAGKASANQPADGSEPDNDNLEPLFEAMLKNIPAPEYEEGAPLQAHVTNIDASDYLGRLGLVRIYNGTLKKGAQYGLSRTDGSVERFKLTEILRTQGLDRVPDEEAGPGDIVAVAGVDDIMIGETIVDPENPQPLPLIHVDAPAISMTFGTNDSPLVGTEGKDHKLTARMLKDRLDRELIGNVSIKVIPTERPDAWEVQGRGELALAILAEQMRREGYELTVGRPQVVTQTIDGKLNEPMENDTIDVPEEYMGAVTQLMAERKGRMDSMSNHGSGWVRMQFTVPSRGLIGFRTALLSATRGTGISSSISAGYAPWAGEISTRQNGSMVADRAGKASPYAMQKLQARGNFFVTPQSPVYEGQVVGVTNKPGDLDINVTLEKHMTNMRSATADVLETLTPPIQMSLEESLDFANEDECVEVTPESIRLRKIILDRNEWYKWNSRQRRANQNKK is encoded by the coding sequence ATGGCGGTACGTGGAGATATTCGTAATGTAGCAATCGTGGCACACGTGGATCACGGTAAAACGACCCTGGTGAATGCCATGCTGCAGCAGTCGCATGTCTTCTCCGAGCGTGAGGAAGTGCCTGATCGTGTGATGGACTCCAATGATTTGGAACGCGAGAAGGGCATTACGATTCTGGCCAAAAACACGGCCATCAAGTACAGCGGTCCTGTAGCTGCTGAGCTTGGTCAGTCTGATGGCATCACCATCAACGTTGTTGATACTCCCGGCCACGCCGATTTCGGTGGCGAAGTGGAGCGCGGTATCTCCATGGTTGACGGTGTGGTGCTCCTAGTAGACGCTTCCGAAGGTCCGCTGCCTCAGACCCGTTTCGTGCTGCGTAAGGCCCTGGAAGCCAAGCTGCCGGTGATTTTGTGCGTCAACAAGACCGATCGCCCCGATGCTCGTATTTCCGAAGTGGTCTCTGAATCCACCGACCTCCTCTTGGGCTTGGCTCAAGATGTGAGTGAGGAAGGCGTTGACCTCGACTTGGATGCCCTGCTCGATCTGCCAGTTATTTACTGCGCTGCTAAGGCCGGTAAGGCTTCGGCTAACCAGCCTGCCGACGGATCTGAGCCCGATAACGACAATCTTGAGCCCCTCTTTGAGGCCATGCTCAAAAACATTCCCGCTCCCGAATACGAGGAGGGTGCACCCCTTCAGGCTCACGTTACCAACATCGACGCTTCTGATTACTTGGGCCGTTTGGGTTTGGTTCGTATCTACAACGGAACCCTCAAGAAGGGTGCTCAGTATGGTCTGTCTCGTACCGACGGCAGCGTTGAGCGCTTCAAGCTGACTGAGATTTTGCGCACGCAAGGTTTGGATCGTGTGCCCGATGAAGAAGCTGGCCCCGGCGACATCGTAGCTGTGGCTGGTGTCGACGACATCATGATTGGCGAGACTATTGTCGATCCTGAAAATCCTCAGCCCCTGCCTTTGATTCACGTCGACGCACCTGCTATCTCCATGACCTTCGGCACCAACGATTCCCCGCTGGTCGGCACTGAGGGTAAGGATCACAAGCTGACTGCCCGCATGCTCAAGGATCGCCTTGACCGCGAGCTCATTGGTAACGTCTCCATCAAGGTCATCCCCACCGAGCGTCCTGACGCTTGGGAGGTTCAGGGCCGCGGCGAGCTCGCTCTGGCTATCTTGGCTGAGCAGATGCGCCGTGAAGGCTATGAGCTGACTGTGGGCCGCCCTCAGGTGGTTACCCAGACTATCGACGGCAAGCTCAATGAGCCTATGGAGAATGACACTATCGACGTGCCCGAAGAGTACATGGGCGCTGTTACTCAGCTGATGGCTGAGCGTAAGGGCCGTATGGACTCCATGAGCAACCACGGTTCCGGCTGGGTACGCATGCAGTTCACCGTGCCTTCTCGCGGTCTCATTGGCTTCCGTACCGCTCTGCTTTCTGCTACTCGTGGCACCGGCATCTCTTCGTCGATCTCGGCAGGTTACGCTCCTTGGGCCGGCGAGATTTCCACCCGCCAGAACGGCTCTATGGTGGCCGACCGCGCTGGTAAGGCAAGCCCTTACGCCATGCAGAAGCTTCAGGCTCGCGGTAACTTCTTCGTTACTCCTCAGTCTCCTGTCTATGAGGGCCAGGTCGTGGGTGTGACAAACAAGCCCGGCGACCTCGACATCAACGTCACCCTCGAGAAGCACATGACCAACATGCGTTCCGCTACGGCAGATGTCTTGGAGACGCTGACTCCTCCCATCCAGATGAGCTTGGAAGAGTCCTTGGACTTCGCCAACGAAGATGAATGCGTTGAGGTCACTCCTGAGTCCATTCGCTTGCGCAAGATTATCTTGGACCGCAATGAGTGGTACAAGTGGAACTCTCGCCAGCGTAGGGCCAACCAAAACAAGAAGTAA
- the scpB gene encoding SMC-Scp complex subunit ScpB, producing MSQTQEALPVQEQEELTQAVNYSVEDFPGGLPACLEAVLMAAEQPQPGEDLGRILGVDPAEVEACLNALAERIESEGHGYCLRKSVRGWLYTSNPAYQEVVAASLTDGQSARLSQAALEALAIVAYRQPITRAQVAGIRGVNSDGVMRSLLVRGLIREEGVDPETRAALLVTTALFLEKMGIDSVDQLPSLAPFLPEEASAVQEMAQHPAVPSPLISEASEAEN from the coding sequence ATGAGCCAGACTCAAGAAGCGCTGCCAGTGCAAGAGCAAGAAGAACTCACGCAGGCGGTTAACTATAGTGTTGAAGACTTTCCTGGGGGATTGCCGGCTTGCCTGGAAGCAGTGCTGATGGCTGCCGAACAGCCCCAACCGGGCGAAGATTTGGGTCGCATTCTTGGGGTCGATCCTGCTGAGGTTGAAGCATGCCTGAATGCTCTTGCTGAGCGTATCGAGAGCGAAGGTCACGGCTATTGCCTGCGCAAGTCGGTTCGTGGTTGGCTCTATACCAGCAATCCTGCCTACCAAGAGGTAGTTGCTGCCTCTCTTACCGATGGGCAAAGCGCTCGTTTGAGCCAAGCTGCTTTGGAGGCTCTAGCTATTGTGGCCTACCGTCAGCCCATCACCCGCGCGCAAGTGGCCGGTATTCGCGGCGTTAATTCTGATGGTGTGATGCGCTCCCTGCTGGTCCGCGGCCTGATTCGAGAGGAGGGGGTCGATCCTGAGACGCGCGCAGCTCTTTTGGTTACGACTGCTCTGTTCTTGGAGAAGATGGGCATCGACTCGGTTGACCAGCTCCCTTCTCTGGCACCATTCTTGCCCGAAGAAGCATCCGCTGTGCAGGAGATGGCGCAGCATCCGGCAGTCCCGAGTCCCTTAATTTCTGAGGCGAGCGAGGCTGAAAACTAG
- a CDS encoding segregation and condensation protein A — MSAQESVSAFSVDLDVYQGPFDALLGMLANRRLELTQISLGTITEEFLRYVRALDLSKSMEEASSFLDVASILVEAKSAALLPDRSDSPADEQTLEALRERDLLFARLLQYKAFKEAAMSFGSELERNAAAFPHLGHIDEHTAASLPELEWTITAELLAQLAANAITNAPASQVSVAQLHVPLVDLRQQALVVRQRLIHESGKPVAFAEIIGDARTRMEVVARFLAVLVLFRQQDVQYKQEGPYAPLYLRWIGKDDNDESLRMSEGDFA, encoded by the coding sequence GTGAGTGCCCAGGAGAGCGTCAGCGCCTTCTCAGTCGACTTAGATGTCTACCAAGGCCCATTCGATGCCTTGCTGGGCATGCTCGCCAACCGACGCTTGGAATTGACCCAAATTTCCCTCGGTACGATTACTGAGGAGTTTTTGCGCTACGTGCGCGCTTTGGACCTCTCGAAGAGTATGGAAGAGGCCAGTTCCTTCCTCGATGTTGCTTCTATCTTGGTAGAGGCCAAAAGTGCGGCTTTACTACCAGATCGTTCGGATTCTCCAGCAGATGAACAGACACTCGAGGCATTGCGCGAGAGAGACTTGCTCTTCGCTCGTCTTTTGCAGTATAAGGCTTTCAAAGAGGCGGCTATGAGCTTCGGCTCAGAGTTGGAGCGCAACGCGGCCGCTTTTCCTCACTTGGGCCACATCGACGAGCATACGGCTGCGAGTCTGCCAGAATTAGAGTGGACCATCACCGCTGAGCTGTTAGCCCAGTTAGCAGCCAATGCTATTACCAACGCACCTGCGAGTCAGGTGAGTGTGGCTCAGCTCCACGTGCCGCTCGTTGATTTGCGACAGCAGGCACTTGTTGTGCGCCAGCGGCTCATTCACGAGTCAGGCAAGCCGGTTGCTTTTGCTGAGATTATTGGCGATGCGCGCACTCGTATGGAAGTTGTTGCCCGATTTTTGGCAGTATTGGTACTCTTCCGCCAGCAAGATGTCCAATATAAGCAGGAGGGGCCCTATGCCCCCTTGTATTTGCGCTGGATTGGGAAAGACGACAACGATGAGAGCCTACGCATGAGTGAAGGGGATTTCGCATGA
- a CDS encoding ParA family protein yields the protein MPTDLLGREYETFDAPQTLSQHGPARVIAMCNQKGGVGKTTSSINIGGALSTYGRRVLIVDFDPQGAATVGLGINANNVESTIYTAMFNPDMDVHEVVMHTRFDDLDVIPANIDLSAAEVQLVTEVGREQVLASTLKPLMNEYDLIIVDCQPSLGLLTVNALAAADGVIIPVAAEFFALRGVALLMQSIEKVRTRINPDLQVYGVLVTMYTRTLHSDEVLQRIYEAFQEKVFHSVITRSIKLPDATVSGAPITKYAPQHKTAKEYREVARELIARGIVA from the coding sequence ATGCCTACGGATTTATTAGGACGCGAATACGAGACTTTCGACGCCCCTCAGACTTTGAGCCAGCACGGCCCTGCCCGTGTCATCGCTATGTGCAATCAAAAGGGCGGTGTCGGTAAAACGACCAGCTCTATTAACATCGGTGGTGCTCTCAGTACCTACGGCCGACGGGTGCTCATTGTAGATTTCGACCCGCAGGGAGCCGCGACTGTAGGTTTAGGCATCAATGCCAACAACGTAGAATCTACGATTTATACAGCCATGTTCAATCCCGATATGGATGTGCACGAAGTAGTCATGCATACTCGTTTCGATGATTTAGACGTGATTCCTGCCAATATCGACCTCTCGGCAGCCGAAGTGCAGCTCGTCACCGAGGTGGGTCGTGAGCAGGTGCTCGCTTCGACGCTTAAGCCCCTCATGAATGAGTACGATCTCATCATTGTGGATTGCCAGCCCTCTCTGGGTCTCTTAACAGTCAATGCACTCGCAGCCGCAGACGGTGTGATTATTCCTGTCGCAGCGGAGTTCTTTGCCCTGCGTGGTGTGGCTCTGCTCATGCAGTCTATCGAAAAGGTGCGCACCCGTATTAACCCAGATTTGCAGGTCTACGGCGTGTTGGTCACCATGTATACCCGCACCTTGCACTCCGACGAAGTTCTACAGCGCATCTACGAGGCCTTCCAAGAGAAGGTCTTCCACTCGGTTATCACCCGCTCTATCAAGCTGCCTGATGCGACTGTCTCTGGGGCTCCGATTACCAAGTATGCTCCTCAGCACAAGACAGCCAAGGAATACCGTGAGGTAGCTCGCGAACTGATTGCGCGCGGCATAGTGGCGTGA
- the xerD gene encoding site-specific tyrosine recombinase XerD has protein sequence MSTDPTAFEPLVEQFIVHTGVERGLASATVSAYQSDLKLYTDWLSQRGIASLDQVSKQDVEDFVASLEDESAASKARRLAAVHELHRFALEQRLLDSDVSQSVKAPKGASRLPDVLSIEEVSQLLAAAAPGESTDPVSLRDRALLEFMYATGCRVSEAVAANVEDVDLDQGLARLMGKGSKQRLVPVGSYALRALQAYLNLGRPSLQRQAKKEVEMSALFLNKRGKRLSRQSVWLVVQTAAERAGITHPVHPHTLRHSFATHLIAGGADVRTVQELLGHASVTTTQIYTHVSPQRLIEAYQTAHPRAR, from the coding sequence ATGAGCACAGATCCCACAGCTTTTGAGCCCCTAGTGGAGCAGTTTATCGTCCACACGGGTGTGGAACGTGGCTTAGCGAGCGCGACTGTCAGCGCCTACCAATCCGATCTCAAGCTCTATACCGACTGGCTGAGCCAGCGCGGGATTGCTTCCCTAGACCAGGTCAGCAAGCAAGATGTCGAAGATTTTGTTGCTTCTTTGGAAGATGAATCAGCAGCGAGTAAGGCCCGCAGGTTAGCGGCAGTCCACGAACTCCACCGTTTTGCACTTGAGCAAAGGCTACTGGATTCAGATGTTTCCCAATCGGTCAAAGCTCCCAAGGGTGCATCTCGCTTACCAGATGTACTCTCAATCGAAGAGGTATCCCAGTTGTTAGCGGCTGCTGCACCGGGGGAGAGCACTGATCCGGTGTCTTTGCGAGATAGGGCTCTTTTGGAATTCATGTATGCCACAGGCTGTCGAGTCTCAGAGGCGGTGGCTGCAAATGTGGAAGATGTCGACTTAGACCAAGGCTTGGCTCGTCTCATGGGCAAGGGCTCAAAGCAGCGCTTAGTTCCGGTTGGTTCTTATGCCCTGCGAGCCTTGCAAGCTTACCTCAACCTCGGCAGGCCTAGCCTTCAGAGGCAAGCGAAGAAAGAAGTCGAAATGAGTGCTCTCTTTTTGAATAAGAGAGGTAAGCGACTTTCAAGACAATCAGTGTGGTTAGTAGTGCAAACTGCAGCCGAGCGTGCAGGCATTACACACCCGGTTCACCCGCACACTCTGCGACACTCGTTTGCAACCCATTTGATTGCTGGGGGAGCGGACGTGCGCACCGTGCAAGAACTCTTAGGACATGCCTCTGTGACCACCACTCAGATATATACGCACGTGAGCCCGCAGCGTTTAATCGAGGCCTATCAAACGGCCCATCCTCGAGCCAGGTGA
- the rplT gene encoding 50S ribosomal protein L20, whose protein sequence is MARVKRAVNAHKKRRVVLERASGYRGQRSRLYRKAKEQLLHSFNYNYRDRKARKGDFRKLWIQRINAACRAQGITYNRFIQGLRLAGIELDRRALAELAVSDIETFNSIVEEAKKALPADVNAPLAA, encoded by the coding sequence ATGGCACGTGTCAAGAGGGCAGTGAACGCCCACAAGAAGCGCAGGGTCGTACTAGAGAGGGCTTCTGGCTACCGTGGTCAGCGTTCGCGTCTCTACCGTAAGGCCAAGGAACAGCTCCTACACTCCTTTAACTACAACTACCGCGACCGCAAGGCTCGCAAGGGTGATTTCCGTAAGCTGTGGATTCAGCGTATTAACGCTGCCTGCCGCGCACAGGGCATCACTTACAACCGCTTCATCCAGGGTCTGCGTCTGGCCGGCATTGAGCTCGACCGTCGCGCACTGGCTGAGTTGGCTGTTTCCGACATCGAGACTTTCAACTCCATCGTTGAGGAAGCCAAGAAGGCTCTGCCTGCCGATGTGAACGCTCCGCTTGCTGCCTGA
- the rpmI gene encoding 50S ribosomal protein L35, which yields MPKMKSNSAASKRVRVTGSGKLMQAGTSMRHNLEHKSARKRRALSRDAVLAPSQAKNIKKMLSK from the coding sequence ATGCCGAAGATGAAAAGTAATTCAGCCGCTTCTAAGCGCGTCCGTGTCACCGGCTCGGGCAAGCTCATGCAGGCTGGAACCAGCATGCGCCACAATCTTGAGCACAAGTCGGCTCGCAAGCGTCGCGCCCTCTCGCGTGATGCAGTGCTCGCACCAAGCCAGGCCAAGAACATCAAGAAGATGCTGAGCAAGTAA
- the infC gene encoding translation initiation factor IF-3 — protein sequence MISDEPRINDEIRTPQVRLIGPNGEQVGIIATSVALNLAKEASLDLVEVAAQAKPPVAKLIDYGKFKYTEKVKARQARRNQTTAEIKEIRFRLKIDEHDFQVKKGHVERFLNSGDKVKVTIMLRGREQYRPIGGVELLRRLADEVAELGSVEFAPKQEGRNIIMTLAPKGKKVQTQSEQRRRGDQARAERQARQAARLAAKQEGESVKLEAEQEAQREVERIDAEPAVAKTSTKKTISKEGSNAEDEK from the coding sequence ATCATTAGCGACGAACCACGGATTAACGACGAGATACGCACCCCACAGGTACGTCTGATCGGTCCGAACGGTGAACAGGTGGGGATTATTGCTACGTCAGTGGCCCTTAACCTGGCTAAGGAAGCTAGCCTCGACCTAGTTGAGGTGGCTGCCCAGGCGAAGCCCCCAGTGGCCAAGCTCATCGATTACGGTAAGTTTAAGTACACCGAAAAGGTCAAAGCTCGCCAAGCCCGTCGTAATCAAACGACGGCTGAAATTAAGGAAATCCGATTCCGCTTAAAGATTGACGAGCATGACTTCCAGGTCAAGAAGGGGCATGTTGAGCGCTTCTTGAACTCTGGAGACAAGGTCAAGGTCACCATCATGCTGCGTGGTCGCGAGCAGTACCGCCCAATCGGCGGTGTTGAACTCTTGCGTCGACTGGCAGATGAAGTCGCTGAATTGGGCAGTGTTGAGTTTGCTCCTAAGCAGGAAGGGCGCAATATTATTATGACGCTCGCTCCTAAGGGCAAGAAAGTACAAACACAGTCCGAGCAGCGCCGTCGTGGCGACCAGGCCCGTGCTGAGCGTCAAGCGCGTCAGGCCGCTCGTCTTGCAGCTAAGCAGGAAGGCGAGAGCGTCAAGCTTGAAGCCGAGCAGGAGGCGCAGCGCGAAGTTGAACGCATCGACGCTGAGCCTGCCGTAGCAAAGACTTCCACGAAGAAGACAATATCCAAGGAGGGCAGCAATGCCGAAGATGAAAAGTAA
- the msrB gene encoding peptide-methionine (R)-S-oxide reductase MsrB, whose translation MGSNQERQLESVYMAGGCFWGLERYMQGVSGVRSTSVGYAQSQLERPSYEQVCSGRTDAVEAVEVIYDPQMVSLRTLVLLFLDVIDPYSLNRQGNDKGRQYRSGLYWEPGYRADQEPVFLRALSELAQRSGKEPVVEVEELKNFYKAEESHQDYLQKHPNGYCHISAEKIEGVASRQRFIEQIWALDPLQYEVTQEAATERPFENAYDANFRPGIYVDRVSGQPLFSSTDKFDAGCGWPSFSKPIDPNTLKERTDYKLFGRPRVEVRTAISDSHLGHVFTDGPKERGGLRYCMNSASLRFIPKEDMEAQGYGDYLPLVDGQA comes from the coding sequence ATGGGCAGCAATCAGGAGCGACAACTCGAATCGGTATACATGGCAGGTGGCTGTTTCTGGGGTCTTGAGCGCTATATGCAAGGCGTTTCTGGCGTGCGTTCCACGTCAGTTGGTTATGCTCAATCTCAGCTGGAGCGGCCCTCCTACGAGCAAGTGTGCTCCGGGCGCACGGACGCGGTCGAAGCTGTAGAAGTAATATATGACCCGCAAATGGTGAGTTTGCGCACGCTAGTTTTGCTCTTCCTTGACGTTATTGACCCCTATTCGCTCAATAGGCAGGGCAACGATAAGGGGCGCCAGTATCGTTCGGGTCTGTACTGGGAGCCAGGCTACCGCGCTGACCAAGAGCCGGTATTCCTCAGGGCTCTTTCGGAACTCGCCCAGCGCAGCGGCAAGGAGCCAGTTGTAGAAGTTGAGGAGTTGAAGAACTTCTACAAAGCCGAAGAATCCCACCAAGACTATTTGCAAAAGCACCCTAACGGCTACTGCCATATATCGGCTGAGAAGATTGAGGGCGTGGCCAGTAGGCAGCGCTTTATCGAGCAAATTTGGGCCTTGGATCCGCTCCAATACGAGGTGACCCAGGAGGCCGCCACCGAGCGACCCTTTGAGAATGCTTACGATGCCAACTTCCGACCTGGCATTTACGTGGATCGGGTGAGCGGGCAGCCCCTGTTTTCTTCGACTGATAAGTTCGACGCAGGCTGCGGTTGGCCGTCGTTCTCCAAGCCCATCGACCCCAACACCCTCAAAGAGCGCACCGATTACAAGCTCTTCGGTCGCCCCCGGGTCGAAGTGCGCACCGCAATCAGCGATTCCCACCTGGGCCACGTCTTCACCGACGGTCCCAAGGAGCGAGGCGGCCTACGCTACTGCATGAACTCAGCCTCCCTACGCTTCATCCCCAAAGAAGACATGGAAGCCCAAGGCTACGGCGACTACTTGCCCCTGGTTGACGGCCAGGCCTAA
- a CDS encoding thiamine diphosphokinase — MDEGRAADKTCLIFGAGHYYDESTPLPAHDFLIAADGGADHARQAGLLPDITVGDFDSITAAPAIDGSHIALPAEKDDTDMMAALKLGWEHGYRRFHIYGGLGGRIDHSIANVATLCLLAQSGGVGVLHGEGTAVSAICKGRLSFPAWDCTAGTMFSAFSASDCARGVSEQGFKYELDHASMDMVMSEGSGVSNEFISNQPAQVSVEQGTLIVTYPLCAPEPIWHSQQPAVPSLGHLDEHVSTHLRAARTTPSSSEQ, encoded by the coding sequence ATGGACGAGGGCCGGGCAGCAGACAAGACCTGCCTCATTTTTGGGGCTGGGCATTACTATGACGAGAGCACACCTCTTCCTGCGCATGACTTTCTCATAGCCGCAGATGGTGGGGCTGACCATGCACGCCAAGCCGGACTCCTTCCGGATATAACAGTGGGCGACTTCGACTCCATTACTGCCGCTCCTGCCATCGATGGCAGTCATATTGCACTGCCCGCAGAAAAAGACGACACCGATATGATGGCCGCCCTCAAACTTGGCTGGGAACACGGCTACAGACGCTTTCATATATATGGTGGGCTCGGCGGGCGTATCGACCACTCAATCGCCAACGTAGCGACCCTGTGTTTGCTGGCGCAATCAGGCGGAGTAGGGGTGCTTCACGGCGAGGGCACTGCAGTCAGCGCTATCTGCAAAGGCAGACTCTCCTTCCCTGCTTGGGATTGCACAGCAGGCACTATGTTCTCTGCTTTTTCAGCTTCAGATTGCGCGCGTGGAGTCAGTGAGCAAGGATTCAAATATGAGCTTGACCATGCCAGCATGGATATGGTTATGAGTGAAGGATCTGGGGTGAGCAACGAATTCATCAGCAACCAGCCGGCCCAAGTCAGCGTGGAGCAGGGCACGCTCATTGTTACTTACCCGCTGTGCGCTCCCGAGCCAATCTGGCACAGTCAGCAGCCAGCAGTGCCCAGCCTCGGACACTTAGACGAGCACGTCTCGACCCACTTACGGGCAGCACGAACCACTCCTAGCAGCTCTGAGCAATGA
- a CDS encoding arsenate reductase family protein, with translation MTLSSPEQALFVCYPRCSTCAKARTWLDEHKVAYTERDIKTDNPTYEELKRWFELSGLPVKRFFNTSGMSYRQLPPEKRPDALSGDEALRLLATDGMLVKRPILVVGEQALVGFRLDDWEEHANTEPNGK, from the coding sequence ATGACTCTCTCTTCGCCCGAACAAGCTCTTTTTGTATGCTATCCGCGCTGCTCCACTTGCGCCAAAGCACGCACTTGGCTCGACGAACACAAGGTTGCTTATACCGAGCGTGACATCAAGACAGACAACCCGACCTATGAGGAACTCAAGCGTTGGTTTGAGCTGAGCGGACTACCTGTCAAGCGATTCTTCAACACTTCGGGCATGTCATACCGGCAATTGCCTCCTGAGAAGCGCCCGGATGCTCTCAGTGGCGACGAAGCTTTGCGCTTACTGGCAACTGACGGCATGTTGGTTAAGCGCCCTATTTTAGTTGTGGGTGAGCAAGCGTTAGTGGGCTTCCGTCTGGATGATTGGGAGGAACATGCGAACACTGAGCCGAACGGAAAATAA
- the gap gene encoding type I glyceraldehyde-3-phosphate dehydrogenase, which produces MTVKIGINGFGRIGRLAFRRIFELQQRGGDASNIEVAAINDLTTPSMLAYLLKYDSTQGPFRHDDGTPVEVSSTDTAIIVDGKEYTVYAEKDANNIPWVKNDGVDYVLECTGFYTSAEKSQAHLNAGAKKVLISAPAKDETTPTVVYGVNHEILKPSDKIISAGSCTTGSLAAMVKLLDDKFGIRIGFMTTIHAYTGTQMLLDGPRGKNGRANRAAAINTIEHSTGAAKAIGRVVPSVDGKLQGHAQRVAVPDGSVTELTSVLNKKVTAEEINAAFKEAFSDTDYFGYNEDGIVSSDIIGDTHGGVFDATQTDVNNAGDDQLVRTVSFYDNENGFTSNMIRTLLYFAEIGE; this is translated from the coding sequence ATGACAGTAAAGATTGGTATCAACGGCTTCGGTCGTATCGGTCGCCTGGCTTTCCGTCGTATTTTCGAGCTGCAGCAGCGCGGCGGCGATGCTTCAAACATTGAGGTCGCAGCCATCAACGATCTGACCACGCCTTCGATGCTGGCCTACCTGCTCAAGTACGACAGCACCCAGGGTCCCTTCCGTCACGACGACGGCACCCCGGTTGAGGTCTCCTCCACCGATACCGCCATCATCGTAGACGGCAAGGAATACACCGTCTATGCCGAGAAGGATGCTAACAACATTCCTTGGGTCAAGAACGACGGCGTTGACTACGTACTGGAGTGCACCGGCTTCTACACTTCCGCTGAGAAGTCTCAGGCCCACCTGAACGCTGGAGCCAAGAAGGTTCTGATCTCTGCTCCTGCCAAGGACGAGACCACCCCCACCGTGGTTTACGGTGTCAACCACGAAATTTTGAAGCCTTCGGATAAGATTATTTCCGCTGGCTCCTGCACCACCGGCTCCCTGGCTGCCATGGTCAAGCTGCTTGACGACAAGTTCGGCATCCGCATTGGCTTCATGACCACCATCCACGCCTACACCGGTACCCAGATGCTGCTCGACGGCCCCCGTGGCAAGAACGGCCGCGCCAACCGCGCAGCTGCCATCAACACCATTGAGCACTCCACCGGCGCCGCCAAGGCAATCGGCCGCGTTGTGCCTTCCGTGGACGGCAAGCTCCAGGGCCACGCTCAGCGCGTAGCTGTTCCCGATGGCTCCGTCACCGAGCTGACCTCCGTCTTGAACAAGAAGGTCACCGCTGAGGAAATCAACGCAGCCTTCAAAGAAGCCTTCTCCGACACCGATTACTTCGGTTACAACGAAGACGGCATCGTCTCCTCCGACATCATTGGCGACACCCACGGCGGTGTCTTCGATGCCACTCAGACCGACGTGAACAACGCCGGCGACGATCAGCTGGTCCGCACCGTCTCCTTCTACGACAACGAGAACGGTTTCACCTCCAACATGATCCGCACCCTGCTCTACTTCGCTGAGATTGGCGAGTAA
- a CDS encoding DedA family protein has product MGALNAWLLAALSSGWGLWALGLAAFFDALIIPIPTELLVLTAASAFRAQGQPLPLAVFLVCALSFMAGDAATYWLGRAVPLSKIVFFQGSLGKTVISWAHRSFEYGGGFFTIASRFVPSGRTVINLTAGAAHYPLSCYLPLSALAGLLWSIYMWTLGYLAAGWLSNNPLAVMVIGFVVGMIVGSLCDVLMKVVAKHH; this is encoded by the coding sequence ATGGGAGCGTTGAACGCTTGGCTATTGGCCGCACTCTCTTCGGGCTGGGGACTGTGGGCTTTAGGGCTCGCAGCATTTTTTGACGCGCTTATTATTCCTATTCCCACAGAGCTGCTGGTGCTGACGGCGGCTTCAGCCTTTCGCGCTCAGGGCCAGCCCTTGCCTCTGGCGGTTTTCTTAGTGTGCGCACTGTCGTTCATGGCTGGAGACGCTGCTACGTATTGGCTGGGGCGAGCTGTGCCACTCAGCAAGATAGTATTTTTCCAAGGCTCACTTGGCAAGACTGTCATCTCTTGGGCCCACCGCTCTTTTGAATACGGCGGCGGCTTCTTTACCATTGCCTCCCGGTTCGTGCCCTCGGGGCGTACGGTGATTAACCTAACTGCCGGCGCAGCCCACTATCCGCTCAGCTGCTACTTGCCCCTCTCCGCGCTCGCCGGCCTTCTGTGGTCCATCTACATGTGGACTTTGGGTTATCTTGCTGCCGGCTGGCTGAGCAATAATCCTCTTGCTGTGATGGTTATCGGCTTCGTTGTAGGGATGATAGTTGGTAGCCTGTGCGATGTCTTGATGAAAGTAGTGGCTAAGCATCATTGA